The sequence TTGCATCTGTCTTTTCTTATACACGAACCTGTTTTGAACTTGCAGAATCAAGACCGAGATTTGTGGAAGCTAGGGACGCTGCCTCCTGGTCTCATCACATTTTGGAAACGAACATACCCATTAGACCGGAAATGGCACGTGCTGGGTCTTGGATACAACCCGAGTGTGAACCAGAGGGATATTGAAAGGGCAGCCGTCGTGCACTATAATGGCAACCTCAAACCATGGCTAGAGATTGGGATTCCAAAATATCGAGGCCTCTGGTCAAAGCACGTCGACTACCAGCACGTTTACCTCAGAGAATGCAACATCAATCCTTAGAATTAGAGTCTCTATTGAAGAGCACTGTAATATGTTTGAAAACTttattccttttatttttttgatatttcatTACATGAAAACAAAATTGTAGATGATGATACGTTAAACTACATTACTACTGTTACTATTTGCGATGAATTAGTTTCACAAGAATCTTCACTATGTTGGGAATAAGAAAGTacatttgttttgtatttttatcaaattacaGCACAAGACGACATATATTCATTGTTCATGCTATAGTGGCAGTGTCTATAATTAGAGAGTTGTGATCACCTCACTAAGAGGAAACTCCTAACTAATAGGAATAAGGATAGACAAACAAAACTACATGTGATACACTCAACTATAGATGCCACCTGATACACAACTCATAGATCGTCTCCTGAAACCTTGTCTCGAGTCCCAAGCAGTGAAGTAGATGGATGGTCAAAGGCGAGAGCATGGTCTGACTGATGGTAAGAAGCGTTCAAGCCTGACTCTAGTATTGGGTGCGCCACTACCATCTCAGGTGTATAACCAGATGCACCTCCTCTCACCAATCTAGGCTTCTTTGATGATCTCTCTTCAACTGCGCTCTCGTCTTGAGAACCAGCGTTACACCCTGAGTCTGGAGTCAATGGCTCCCGGTAAGGTGAAAGAGACTCGTCAACTGAAAGGCTTTTGTCTGGTCCACAGTCCTTGCCAGATTTATCTTGTAGAGGAGACTCGGATGTTGGAGCAGGTGTCGCAGGATCTGATTCGCCAGTAACTGGGCCAGAGGGCTCGCCAAGAGCTCCGCTGAGTCGCTGTTGCTCTTCAATTATCTTCTTCAAGTACTTCCCTTGGGCTTCTATCCGTAGTTGCAGCTGTCTTTGCACCTACAAAAGCATCAAAGAATGTCATATTTCACGCAAACTAACTGCTTAACTATTTCTTTAAGTGGCGTGGTGAAGGGCATACTTCTAGTTGCTCGTGCAATCGTTTCTGAACCTCCATCTGCAACTTGAGGGCTTCAGTTATCTGCATTCCCCTGTAATCGAAAAGTTAGCATCTTTATGCTCATTTAATCTTGAAGCACCAGGCGGTAGCATCAACAATCAACTGAAACAATGAAAGTTCACGTACGATGAACCGTCCAACCCAGAGAGCACATCTCCAGATTCTTTCTTATCAGTTTTCTTCCctgaaaaacaaataaaataccaGTTTCAGGCCAATAGGTAAGTGGGAGGACTGTAAAGATTAAAAGGAAATTAATGTCCACCTACCTTCTGAAGAAGAATCTGGCAGATACTTTGCAAGTCGATATTTCTGAGTTCAAAAACACATTTGTAAAAATCAGTAAAAGAAACTGGGGGGTGGGGGGTTGCATACACAGTGTTATCATTTTCAGAATACCTGTAAGTGACTCTTGACATGATATATAGTTAACCCTTGTACACCCATCACTCTAAGAACGCCTTTAGGTGTAGCTCCTTttcaaaatcaaagagaaaaGAGATATTCAGTAACCCTAACCAAACAAATCCTCTCATGTCTAAGAGTTAGTAAACATACCATAGAAGGGTTATtagaaggaaagaaagaaaagaaaagggaaACTCACGATCAGGGCCACCAAGTTGAGCAACGGAATCAACGAAGCGTTCATGTAGCTCATGGGTCCAACGCAAGCGTTGTTTTGAAGCATGACTAGAATTGGTCCCTCCGTTGTCTGCTTCCATCAGGGCTATGAACACAAAGAAAAAGACATTGCTTTGTCAGAAACACCAATTTAAAGATTTGAGGACATCAAAGCTTGTAACTTTGGAACTAATACGAAGTTCGAATTAGTCTACAACTTTTCTCCAAATAGAAGGGGGTTTGTTGGTAGAAAGAGAAAGCACAGATGAAGTAGAAAGAGAAAAGGAAGGTTGCAGAATCTACGAACCTGTGGGTGGATCTGATCTACACAAGAATCAGACGGCGTCCCTCAATGTTCGGAACTTTGCTCAAGTCTCCGTCTCTCCGACACTCCAATCTAATCCGATGTGGTTTTTGTCTATACGCGGGTAGATTTCACTCAGTCGTGGAATTCCAACTGTTCCTGAGGAGCGGCGATGCAGACCGGTTCTTCCACTCGTCCCTCTCAGCCTCCCTCTCTCTCGCTAGATCGAATTCGAGACACTAGCATTGActattgtatttgtatttaatGGGCCGCATATATCATTTAGGCCCATTAAGGCCCAAACTTATATGAATAGTGGGTCCAACTCAGCAGATACGTTCTTCTCCGGCATACAAAGCTTCCTCCTTCTTCccgcttcttctctctttccacTTCAAAACCGCAGAATCCTCCGCTCACGTATACACATCACAGCCCCTTCCACGGTGTCGGTAACTCTCTCCTCCTCTACGGCGGCAGCGAAGGAATCTTCGCCTCTTAGTTTAACCATTTTCCTCTTCTACATTCTCAACTTTTCATGTGCTGTATGAGTGTATGTAAACCTCACTAGGTCTCTTACAGGTTCGAGAGCATCACTCTCTGGAGAACAAACGATGCATCATGTAAGCAACGCAATAACGGGTTAGTCCAAGCTGTGATCTTTTGAGGCCTCGGATCGTAACAACATCGGTGGTTCAGCTTACGGTGGCCAGAGATCTATATTGCCGCTTCAGCAGCATTGCATAACAGTGGTTATGGTTCTTGGATTGCGTGAGATGGTCTTTTGGTACTTGGATTATGCTAATTTCAACAGCACTGGGATGAGGCTTGGTGACATGTAAGCTCAGTCATCAGAGTTGAGTAAACCTTTCAGTTGAAGCAGAGGGTTTGCTGTTATCCCTGAAAAGAGAGAGCCGTCTTTTACAATCCGGTTAGCTTTTGGATTTGGATTGAGACTCAGGTCTTGAGGAGTGTATCGTCTGGGTTAGGCCAGCTGTTACTCAAATTGAGATTCAAGAGTGTAATCAATATCTTCTTGTTATCATATTCAAATAtacaagcttggattgagtttAGATTGGTGattcttttgatttttctatAGCTAGAGGCCTTTGGCACTTACTACATGGGTTGTTGTAGTTGGTGCTTTCAGAAAGACTGTGTCACAGATTCTCATACTATGTGTTTCGATGGGATTTGGGGTTGTTAAGTCCACTCTTGGTGCTCCTTGTTGGAGTGTCTTACTTCATAGCTTCTGGGATGCTTGATATAGCTGAGAATGTTTCTGGAAGAGCAAAGCTTTTCCTTGTCCTGACTGATGCCTTCCTCGATGCGTTTCTCATATTGTGGATCTTTACCTCCCTTTCGAAAACACTGGAACAGTTACAGGTATCTCTTTCTTTCCAAGTTAGCAACTCTGTAAGCTATAAGGCTTTCAGGCAAGATTCAGCAGATTAGCTTATCAACTTCTTTGTGATGGAATGGAATCTTATGCAGATGAAGAGGACCTCGGTGAAGTTGGATATTTACAGGAAGTTCTCAAATGCTCTTACTGTTTTGGTTGTTGCCTCTGTTGCTTGGATAGTGTATGAGGTACATTCCTGTCTAGCCTGATGTGACATCTGATGTAGTATACTGTAAACTGTATTAACTCAAATCTTACTTGAGGAAATTGCTGGTCAATGCGctcttgaaaatatattatttagtatGAACTAAAACTGGTGTGGAAATCAagctagcaaaaaaaaaaagctcctTCTTTCTTGGAATGTATCCAGCTTGCCTCATAATTTGTCCCCTCCAGGTGTATTTCTAAGCAACAGACCCATTCAGTGAGAGATGGCAGACTGCTTAGACTATAACTGCATTCTGGGATGTTATTGCATTTGTGTTGCTATGTATTATTTGCTTTCTCTGGACCCCGTCGCAGAACTCTCAAAGGTATGGTTTCTACGAGCTTACTTGCTGAAATTAAAAACTGTTCCAGCTGAGCATGTTGTGTTAGCCTTGTGTAAGTCTTTGCTAGATGCCAGTGACTCAATGTATTGTACCTGTATGTGAAATGGTTGCTAACGAGGAAGTTCAATGTCTGACAGGGGGGAAGCAAGATGGTGATATTAGCTTAGAGAAGAATACGGGCTCGGACACGGAAGAAGAGGATAAGAGGGAATGAGGGAGAGAGTCAGCAAAAGAAAAGGGTGACATCTGTGCTTGATCACAAGTCCAGAGAAGTAAATATAGGTGTCTTTTAGCATCAGGGTCAACTTTAGCACAAAGCAGCCAAATTGATTTTACACAATATTTATCTGTAACAAAAGAAGAGTGATTTGCGTGTTTGTATTTGAGGTCTCTATCCTCATTTTGTTTTCTAGTACATAAAAGCCTCTGTTTCTCGCCACATGGAATCAGTTTCTCAATTTGAGTGTTGCATATACACTCAATTATCATTTTTGACGAACCATTCTCGGCTCCAACATCTGAATCATGCAAACCTTTTTTGTGCAACTTAAACTCATTCCGCATCCCATTTTAATCTATGGTTCCGAATGGTAATTGCAGTTTGAGCGGTGCAAGACAAGCGGTTTAACTGCGGTGCAgtttttaacagttataaaaacatatagatatatggtatatgtaaaaaattttgttactgttaactgcggtgcgAAGCGGGACGGTTCATAAATTCAAAGCCTACTTGTAACTGAGGTATGTTGGTGATAAGTGTAAGAGAAACTGAGATTTgcctttgtttttttattttattgtggtCAATAATCGTATATTTAAGTCGTGTCAACACTGTCCTGACGCggaagtctctctctcttttgctctgtcttttctttctctcaacACCTCCATTGCATTGAGACAGGGAAGGGAGAGAGAGCTTCTTGCTTTCACCTActatgcctccacctcctccttctAGACCCAGTCTCAACGGCAACACCGGTCATCATCACCaacctcctcttcctcctcctccttctagACCCAGTCTCAACGGCCACACCGGTCATCACgtccctcctcctccttctcacACGGCGAGGCATCAGCAACCGTATTACCGTAGctactcctcctcctcctcatcagcCTCACTCAAGGGATGCTGCTGCtgcctcttcctcctcttcgcTTTCCTAGCACTCCTCGTGCTCGCAATAGTACTGATCGTGATACTAGCGGTGAAGCCGAAGAAACCACAGTTCGATCTACAGCAAGTGGCGGTAATGAACATGGGAATCACCTCCTTAGATAACCCCAACCCCAGCGTCTTGGATCCGACCACCGCCTCACTCTCCTTCACAATCCGGATGCTATTCACCGCCGGGAACCCGAACAAAGTCGGGATCAGGTACGGTGAGTCCAGCTTCACGGTGCTGTACAAAGGCTTGCCACTCGGGAGAGCGACGGTGGCGGGGTTCTACCAGGACGCGCACAGTACGAGGAACGTGGAGGCTACGATTGCTGTGGATAGAGTTAATCTTATGCAAGGTAACGCCGCTGATCTGGTTAGAGACGCTTCGTTGAATGATCGAGTCGAGCTTACGGTTCGTGGAGACGTTAGTGCTAAGATCCGAGTGATGAACTTCGATTCCCCAGGCGTTCaggttcttcatcttttcttctttctgtTCAGTTCTTGTCTCCATTGTCGGATCTGTGTTGTTAGTGTGAACACAGAGAAAATAGAAATTACCGCAAACAGTTGAAAAATAAACTGCGGGTGAAAAAAAGAGGAAAGGAAGGATTTGTAGTTAAGTAATAGATTCCTTTACACCGACCACCACCACTAGTCCCACTCTGCTTTCACTTTTGGCCTTTGCTTCCTCTTCACTTTTGATATTTTCTAGGATCCACGTCTGCACTTTGCATTTTTCTCTAATCAACCAGCTCAAAAGATTCTATTAGACTTTAAAGTCTTTAAACTTTCATTTAATGCGAAAGAGTGATGTGTTTTTTGGCAGGTTTCTGTGAATTGCGGGATAGGCATTAGTCCAAGGAAACAAGCTTTGATTTACAAGCAATGTGGTTTCGATGGCCTTAGCGTCTAATTTCAAAGTGTAACATATAAATTCTACTGACCACTCCCGAAACTGTGTGGAGGAGttgcaaaagaaaaagttaGAAGTTCCAAAGCCAAAAGTGGTAAAAAAACGGAACAAAGGATCCATCTTGGaagttttgtgtgtttttgtttcctttgtaCAAGCAAATATTTGGAAAAGCAACAATGTTGTTTACTGAAGTCACTAATCACTTGAGTAATTAGCACTTGTTTCAGTCAAATGTAGATGCTACATATCAAAATGTTCCCTGATTTActgaaaagaaacaaactttaGCAGTTTTCAGCAATCTTGATTTTGTATAACCGACGGTAAATATTATCATCAGAAATATgtacttttttatttgaaattcaatCCAACACAATAACTGTTCACACACGTCTACATACATTTCCTATGAAAtttacaaaacccaaaaaagcgTCTTTGCATTTTATTAATCTTTCGAATTGGGCGCAAGAAAGTTAATGGTCCAGTAAGATAAGGCCACGTGTCCATCAGAATCCGGTAGTCCAAGAATCCCCGTCACCAACGATCAGATCTTCTTCCAACGGCGGTTGTGAAACTGGAACCTCCCCAATCCGCGGCGGCTCTGCTGGTGTACGGCCAAAAAACTCGATGTAATCTTCTGGCGACGGTGAAATCCACCACGTGCTCCTTGGCGATGGCGAATATGACGGCGAATATGCCGGCGAATATGAAGGCGAATATGACGGCGAATATGCCGGCGAATCAACCATAGGTGGCAAAGCAAAGGCGCGGTTCTCGATGTCATTCCAACGCGATCTGCTGAGTGGGAGAATATTAGCGAGACCATGGACGGCGATATGCTGGTCGTTGAAAAGACCTGGGAGGTAAACCTCGACGCCGTCGAGATAAACCGAATCGGAAGAAGAAGGCTTAGTGAGAAGGAGCGAGTGTGATGGGAGGAAGGTCGGGACGGAGGAGGCGTTGGGTAGTGATCGGAGCTCGGAAATCGTGAGGCGGAGAGGTAAAGCGTGGAGGCGGAGGGTGGAGATGTACATGGGGAGAGAGTACCTCATGTCGAGGTCGAAAAGCATGGCGTCGGTGGGGACGAGGAGGGTGAGAGACTCGGCGGAGAGGAGATCGAAGAGGATATCGGAGGTGGTGATGGCGTTTGCGAATAGAGCGCGGCCTCTTACACGGAGGACTGAGATGGCTATCTCCAGCTCTTCCGATGGGACTGCGACGGAAGGTAGAGGGAGACAGAGCATGAGTGCGAAGAGAACGAAGGAGGTGAGACTAACGATCGCCATTGTTGTGAAATTGAGCTGAAAGAAGCAAGAAAGATGAAGCAACGGTTACGAGTTGGTTACGGAAACTGAGTTGAGTCTGTTATTTTAAACCTTATGGGCTTAATGGGCCTAATATAAGCTGATCTGTTGAAGGCCCACCCGTACTGTAACCGAAGCGGCGACTATACAGCGTGGAAGCGATGAGATTTGGGGAAATCGAATTACAACATTTAGGGTTCATCCATCATTTGGCGATCAGTCAGGTAATGTCATTGAATTCTCGTTTCGTGTAATCATATAAAAGCATATCCCTTTAACGATCTAATCGTACGTTGATCTTCTCTGATGGGaataattatcatttttcttCTCTCAGCGAAGGTTGCGATCCTTTCTTTCTAATTTCACCATGTAAGTTCCTTCTTCTGCAAGGAATCATCTGGGTTATAATCATACTATcaatttacatattatattgaTCTCAGAAATGCCCATTGTTGACATTTGTGTGTTTCTTATTTCTCCATTGACTGCATCTCTTGCtctcttatatgttagaattgaGTAATCTTTATTATCCCTTAAGATTGTAGCTCATATTGATGGGTCCAGATCGTAATCTGCAATTGGAAGTTATACATGTCTTTGTAACACATTCTCTATTGTTGACTAGTAGCCAATAGCTCTCTTTATTTGCATATATTTGGAAGAGTTGTTTAGTAAAAATGGGGGAACTTTAGCTTCATCCTTTAACAGCTCTACTCAAGGACGCTCTGTTATAGTTTTGAACGTATTATATAGCTAGTTGGTTTAGTTTGCTTATCTAATATTTGATGTTCCATCCTACTATATGGTGTGATTCTGATGATTACAGGGCGGATGTAGAAGTTGTTGATCCTAAAAAGTGTCTCGAGGAATCTTGTAAACCAAAATGTGTGAAGCCACTACTTGAATATCAGGTGAATATACGTATACAACTTAGCAGTCATTTGTCATAACCTTGTTTTGCCAGACACTAGTGTGTAATACTTCGACATAAACGTTGTGGGTTGACGACACCTTGTTTTCGGTTGTGGGTTCAGGCGTGTGTTAAGAGGGTCCAAGGTGATGAGTCTGGACACAAACATTGCACTGGGCAGTATTTTGACTACTGGCAATGTGTTGACAAATGTGTAAGTGTTTTGAATGGAGAGATTATCTTTACACCTAAAGTTTCATTCTAAAAATATCGTTTTGTTGACTATGCAGGTCGGACCTAAGCTGTTTGCGGAACTAAAATGATGAAGAGAAGTTGGAGTATTGAGTCttgtgttttgtatttttttctttctcaaggGTTTATATAAAATGCACTGGATACTGAACATTACTGCAAACCAGGTTGCAACTGGTTCCTTCTTGGTTTTGTTTCTACATTAAAGCTTGCAAGTCCTTTGTTGTTGTCTGGTGGGAGGAAACCTTTATTGAGTTTGGGACACTTGATTAACGcctaataaatgaaaagaagaaTGCGATTATATATTTCTGTACGGTTTTGTTTGTCTTCAACAGTTGTTGGAATGAAAGTTTGAACAGGATCAGTAGTTAAAAAAAGATGGAATGCTATTGTACCATAAGTTGATTAAAGGTGAAAGCGATGTAGTTATTACGCAGAGGAGCCCATCGGAAGTGAGTAGAGATTTTTATTAGATAGGGGGGGACGTAAAGAAACGGCAAGCTGtgcttaatttttatttataaacgacACGATGTGTTTCGGATTTATACACAAACGGCACGTAACACAACTCgggtatatatacatatatacggAACAGGGGATATTAAATTCCAGACAAAACCTGTCGAAGAACATTCCCGAAAAAgagcaaagagagagagagagagagtcgaagCCCTAGCGTGTTTGCCTTCTCCTCTCTGTTCCTTTCCTTACGGTAAGTTCTCTCAGATTTCAGATCTCTTAGTTTAAATCACGTTCACAGTTGACCGATCTTTTAAATCTGTATTTCAATTTCGCCCTAAtacctttttttgttttatgttgtCGTGGATTCTCCGATCCACTCGACTTTGTTGTTTATTCATCTTTTCCATAGGGTCGCCTCTTGTTCCTGTAGATTTTGTATATGTTTAGAAGTATCTTTGATTCTTGGGATGATTTAGTAGTAACTCCCCCTCTTTTGCAGATCCGTTATTGAGTGTGTCGGTCTTGGCCCTCGCAGCTTTGCTCTCCTCTTAGGCCAATCTAATAATACCTCAGGTAAGAAGTTTGGTTCATATTTAGTCAACGCACTAGTTTCAAAGCTTTTAAATCTTTgcatatactccctccgttttttttatataagtcgttttacagaTATTcacgtagattaagaaaatcattaatttcttatattttctaaacaaaaacatcattaattatttacctaatcACAATtgaaccaatagaaaaataaaagatatattaccattggtcatgtaacattaattactaataaattttacataaaaaaccgaaaacgacatataatttggaacaaaaaaagtttctctacaacgacttatattaaaaaacggagggagtattaaattggaattctatatttttgtatgagttttttttatcaatatcatCATCCTGGTCAATCTCTGTTCTTTGGCTTGATTGTTCTTCGTGAACTCGTTAGGTTGCCCGATTGTTTTTGTTTAGCCTAATTGAGTGTTGATGGAAGAGctaacattgttttttttttttccttctcttttgTGAGATGCACCTTTGGTTCTATTCATACCAAAATGCAGATTTTCAGCTGGTTTTTCGTTCCAAATGGACTGCAAGAAGTTCATGCAGATGGTGGAGGAGAAGAAAAGGCAAATTCTCGAGAAGAAGGAAGCTCCTTTGAAATGGGAGCAGAAGCTTGAGGCGGCTGTCAAGGCTGCTGAAACCAAAGACAAGAGGTCAAAAAAGCGAAGAAGACAAAGGGCTGCGTCTGAGTCTAGCTCTGAAAGTGATAGTAGCACTGATGTGAGAAGAAAGTCGAGGAGAACTCACAGTAAGCACCGTAGGCATGCGCACTCTGATTCAGATGACAGTGATAAGAGGAAAGATAGGAGATCCAGGAGGCATAAGAAGAGATCCTCAAGTTCAAGAGATGATAGCAGTGATGAGTATGAGAGCGGATCAGAGGATGAGCTCAGGATGAAGATAAGGCACCACCGGAGGTACAAGTCTCATAGCTCAAGACAGACTTCTGATGATGACTATGACGAAGACGTGAGAAGAAGACAAGTTAAGCATCACAGGCACGGTGAGGTGTTTACTTCAAGTGATAGCGAGGAAGAGataggaggaggaagaagaaaacatagGCACAACAGAGGTTCAGCTGCCTCCAGCGACTCAGACTCAGAGGTTAGACGGAAGAATAGAAAGAGAAGGGAGCATAAAAGGTATCGTTGGGCAGAGTCTTCAAGTGAGGCTGATGATGGAGCGAGGCGAAGGAGAGGGCATCATAAACATGACTGACAACATAGACAAGTGAAAATGTGGACGGGCATTAGAGAGTGGTTGTTTAATTCACACACCCTCAATCAGAACTGAAATGTTGTGCAACCATTGTTAGCACAAAGACTCTTAAACATTGTGTTGAATTACTTGTGGCATTTCTCTTCGCTGTGTATTTGCATTTTAAAAACTCAAATCTAATAAGAGCCATGAACCCGGAGAACAACCCAAATGGTTCGAGATAAATTGTCTAACCTGTGTGGTATATTCCTTTTATTTAAATCAGTGCAGTGCTTATATCtcatcttttaaaacaaaatcaattttatcatataacTGTTTTGGTTAGAtgtcaaaaaaaatgttttggttATTGTGAGATCCGTGTGATATGATTCTTTTATTTGAATCAttctttagaaaatttattaataatactaTTAATTTTATCAGATGTGTTTTGGTTTTTGTGATATCCATATAATCTTTTCTCACCCAAACGTAATccaaaaaacagaaatttttttttgtaaattaaaagaaatgaaaaaaaaggaCATTCAAAAATGATTCCATTCCATTCCATATTCACTCCAAGAATTCGGTTAACGTTCAAAAGAAGATAATAGGCCCCTAGAGGTTTAATGTACATCCCAAACTCGAGACGGCACATACAGAGCAGACATATTCATATCACAATGTAACGGAGATCAAAGCAT is a genomic window of Brassica napus cultivar Da-Ae chromosome A2, Da-Ae, whole genome shotgun sequence containing:
- the LOC106454402 gene encoding fasciclin-like arabinogalactan protein 19, which codes for MAIVSLTSFVLFALMLCLPLPSVAVPSEELEIAISVLRVRGRALFANAITTSDILFDLLSAESLTLLVPTDAMLFDLDMRYSLPMYISTLRLHALPLRLTISELRSLPNASSVPTFLPSHSLLLTKPSSSDSVYLDGVEVYLPGLFNDQHIAVHGLANILPLSRSRWNDIENRAFALPPMVDSPAYSPSYSPSYSPAYSPSYSPSPRSTWWISPSPEDYIEFFGRTPAEPPRIGEVPVSQPPLEEDLIVGDGDSWTTGF
- the LOC106454414 gene encoding cytochrome b-c1 complex subunit 6-1, mitochondrial isoform X1 translates to MRFGEIELQHLGFIHHLAISQRRLRSFLSNFTMADVEVVDPKKCLEESCKPKCVKPLLEYQACVKRVQGDESGHKHCTGQYFDYWQCVDKCVGPKLFAELK
- the LOC106454432 gene encoding protein FAM133 — encoded protein: MDCKKFMQMVEEKKRQILEKKEAPLKWEQKLEAAVKAAETKDKRSKKRRRQRAASESSSESDSSTDVRRKSRRTHSKHRRHAHSDSDDSDKRKDRRSRRHKKRSSSSRDDSSDEYESGSEDELRMKIRHHRRYKSHSSRQTSDDDYDEDVRRRQVKHHRHGEVFTSSDSEEEIGGGRRKHRHNRGSAASSDSDSEVRRKNRKRREHKRYRWAESSSEADDGARRRRGHHKHD
- the LOC106454414 gene encoding cytochrome b-c1 complex subunit 6-1, mitochondrial isoform X2 → MADVEVVDPKKCLEESCKPKCVKPLLEYQACVKRVQGDESGHKHCTGQYFDYWQCVDKCVGPKLFAELK
- the LOC106454393 gene encoding NDR1/HIN1-like protein 2, which translates into the protein MPPPPPSRPSLNGNTGHHHQPPLPPPPSRPSLNGHTGHHVPPPPSHTARHQQPYYRSYSSSSSSASLKGCCCCLFLLFAFLALLVLAIVLIVILAVKPKKPQFDLQQVAVMNMGITSLDNPNPSVLDPTTASLSFTIRMLFTAGNPNKVGIRYGESSFTVLYKGLPLGRATVAGFYQDAHSTRNVEATIAVDRVNLMQGNAADLVRDASLNDRVELTVRGDVSAKIRVMNFDSPGVQVSVNCGIGISPRKQALIYKQCGFDGLSV
- the LOC106454384 gene encoding myb family transcription factor PHL7: MEADNGGTNSSHASKQRLRWTHELHERFVDSVAQLGGPDRATPKGVLRVMGVQGLTIYHVKSHLQKYRLAKYLPDSSSEGKKTDKKESGDVLSGLDGSSGMQITEALKLQMEVQKRLHEQLEVQRQLQLRIEAQGKYLKKIIEEQQRLSGALGEPSGPVTGESDPATPAPTSESPLQDKSGKDCGPDKSLSVDESLSPYREPLTPDSGCNAGSQDESAVEERSSKKPRLVRGGASGYTPEMVVAHPILESGLNASYHQSDHALAFDHPSTSLLGTRDKVSGDDL